CCACTACCGGCAAAAAAGAAACCAAGTTCGGGATTGATATCGAACGTGCGCGAAAAGTTTTCGCTGATTACGGGAAAAATAAGGCAGTGAAACTTTGCGCAATCCATATACATTTAGGTTCAGCAGGCAAAACCGTCGAACCGTATGTTGAAGCTATAAAGAAAGCGATTGTCTTAATCGACCAGTTGCGCAGCGACGGGTTCACTATTGAAGCGATAGATATGGGCGGAGGCTATGGAGCCGATTACACAACCGCAGCAGCACCTGCAGCTGCCGATTACGCCGCTGTTATTGTGCCGCTGCTGGCTGGTAAAAATCTAAAACTTATCCTCGAACCGGGTGCAAGTATTGCGGCCAATACCGCGATTTTGGTAACGCAGGTTTTATATCTGAAAAGCAGCGGTTCGAAAAAATTTGTTATAGTCGATGCGGGAATGAACGATTTGATTCGTCCGCCATTGTATAATGCGTTTCATTTCATATGGCCGACAAAAGTCGATAAAAAATTCATACCCCCCCGCCGAGACAAAGATTTGCAATTGGCCGACACCGAGGTCGTTAGCGTAGTCGGCCCTATCTGCGAAGGTGCCGATTTCTTCGCACAGGACAGAGCCCTGCCGCTGGTAAAACGGGGAGATTTCATTTCAATTTTCACCGCAGGCGCTTACGGCTTTACTATGAGCAGCAACTACAATGCCCGCCCCCGTGCCGCCGAGGTCCTCGTTGACGGCAGCAAATTCTCCGTCATCCGAAAACGAGAAACCTACGAGGATTTAACATCACTGGAAAAGTGACAGCGAAGCAGAAGGTATCATTCCAAGCCACAAGCCGCGATTTTAGAAGTTTCGTTCGACAAAGCCGGTGTCGATTTTGTTTTTGGCAAAAAGGTTATGCGAGATAATGTTCATACAAGCTGGTATTGTGGTCTTTATCGGCTCGATGACAAATTCCCCTAAAGCCCTTTTCATCGTGGCGATGGCTTCGGTTCGCGTTCTCTGATGGACGATAAGTTTTGCAATCATCGAATCATAACTCGGCGAGACGGTCCAGCCCTGACATACGTGCGTATCAAGTCTGACGCCGGGGCCGCCGGGAGGAATGTATTTAGTGATTGTGCCCGGGCAGGGAGAAAAATTATTCGCCGGGTCCTCCGCGTTAATCCGGCACTCAATCGCCACCCCATTGTGTTTGATTTCCCGCTGGCTCAATTCTATAGGTTCACCAGCGGCGACTTTTATCTGCAACTTAATCAAATCGCGGCCTGTAACCATTTCAGTAACCGGGTGCTCGACCTGAATACGCCTGTTGACTTCGATGAAGTAAAACTTCTTATCGGCATCCAAGATAAACTCTACTGTCGCAGCATTAGCATATTCGGCCTGCTTTATAACTCTCAAAGCGGCAGCACAAAGTTCCTCCCTGTCGCGTTCAGCGAGAACGGGGCAAGGTGATTCTTCAATCATCTTCTGATGCCTTCGCTGAATGGTACAGTCCCTTTCGTAAAAGTGCAGTGCGTTTCCAGCGTTGTCGGCTATCACCTGCACTTCAACGTGGCGAGGTTCAAGTATCAGCTTTTCAAGATAAACAGTTCCATTTCCGAAAGCAGCTTCCGCTTCCGCCTGGGCCGCCCCGAACGCAGAGCGAAAGCTGATGTCATTATGCGCCACTCTCATACCTCGTCCGCCGCCGCCGGCAGCGGCTTTTATCATTACAGGGTAGCCGATTTTATCCGCCAGCTTTAAGGCCTCCGACTCGCTTTCTAAAATACCGTCGGAGCCGGGAACAACCGGCACTTCTGCCTGGCGTGCTAACAATCGTGCCTGAGCCTTGTCACCGAGTAACCGCGATGACTCCACAGGAGGACCTATAAATACTATACCGCAGTCCTTGCAAATCTGGGCGAAGTCGGTATTCTCCGCAAGAAAGCCGTAACCCGGATGAATCGCCTCGGCATCTGTAATCTCAGCAGCACTTATGATATGGGGGATATTAAGATAACTCTCAGCCGAAACAGCAGGGCCTATACAAACTGCCTGATCAGCAAGCTTCAAGTATGGAGCATCTTTATCAGCTTCAGAATAGACCGCCACCGCCTCAATGCCAAGCTCATGACAGGCACGGATAATACGCAGCGCTATCTCACCACGGTTTGCTATAAGGATTCTTGAAAACATATGACAACTATTCAATAATCAACAGTTATTCCGGTTTGACCCTAAAAAGTACCTGACCATATTCAACAGCCTGACCGTTGGCCACCAGTACCTCAGCAATCGTTCCATTAGTTTCGGCCTTTATCTCGTTCATTACTTTCATTGCTTCGACTATACAAACAACCGTTTGCGCATCAACATGCGAACCGACCTCAACGTAAGGTTTCGAGTCAGGACTCGGGGTCGCATAGAACGTCCCGATAAGAGGCGATTTTATCTCCACTAACCCCTCCTTAGACTGCGTGCCGGAAGGCGGGGCCTCAGACGCTGAAGTTTGTATTCCATTCGGGCGAACAGGGACGGTTGAGACAGTCGGGTCAATCATAGGTACAACCACGGTCTTGCCCAATGCCGATTGAGGCTGGGAGCGCTTCAGAAAGACCTTGTCTTCGCCATGCTTTATCTCAACTTCAACGAGGTCGTTTTGTTTCATTATTTCAATAAGCTCTTCTATTTTTTGCAAATCGCTATCTTTTTGCGCCATTACCATATCCTTCCCTAATTGCCAGGATGGCTTACGCCATAAAAGCCATCTATTAAGCTCAATAAGTATAGTCATTAAAGGTGTTTTTGCAAACAATTTCTGCCTGGTTGTGAACTGAGGAGCTATCTGGCAGCGAATTGAAAAGCCTTACCCGAATCAGCCTATAACATCCTAATTTATAGCGGTTTCGTGATGTTTTTAAGAATAACGGCCTCGAAATAGATTAAGCGGCGTTTTGGGATGATTTAAAGTATTTCAAGAGCAACAGCTGTAATATCGTCAATTTCGGGTGGGGCAACTGGCAGATTTTGTAGTAAAGTACTGAACTTATCCATCATCTCAACGAGGGGCAAATCTTTTATTCCACAAAATTCTTCGCTGAAATTAAAACCGTTTGAGTCATCGAGACTACCGATAAATGGCTCTGCTCCATCGGAGTACACCAGTATTTTATCACCGGGCTGAAGTTGTATGGTTTGCTGGATATATTCGGATTTCGCAAAAATTCCGAGCAAAGAGCCTCGTATTTCCAATTGCTGCGGCTGTTCGTTGGGCCTTATAAGAATTGGATAGGGATGTCCTGCCCTGGCGTAGGTCAGCTGCAGCGTCTCTGTATTCAGCAGAGCATAACAACAGGTTGCAAACTGGTAGCCCGAGAGCTTCTGTTTAGCCAGCCGCACATTGAGATTTTTCATAACTTCCACGGGTGAGAATATATGGTAATTGCTATCAACGGTCTCCCGCATAACCAGAGCCTGCTTCAGAAAAATCGTCAGCAATGCAGCAGGTATGCCGTGACCGACTACATCAGCTACATAAAAGCCGATGTGCTGCTCGTCGATGCGGACGACATCGTAGATGTCGCCCGAGACCCACTCAGCCGGCAGAAAGGTTGTAGCCCATCGCACCCGGTCAGTATTGGGCAGTTGAGCGGGCAAAAAATCCTGTTGAACAAGGCCAGCCAGACGAAACTGCTCGGATAGGTTGTCAACCAAAGCACCGGTCGTACCAAGCTGCTCTGCGAGCTTATTTTTGTAAATTCTTTGGACCTGCTTTGGCGGCATCGCAGGTTTTACAGCCATCTCCGAGCTTTTCTTGCGGTAAGCCAGATTCAAGCTGATTCTGACCCACAACTCATCTACGGAAACTGACTCGGTTGAACCGGTCATAGAGAAACTGCTCTTTGCCGGCGATAAAGAAAAACTTTTTACCGGTGTTTGCATCCGTTCGTTGAGCAAAATCACACCAATATTATTCATCTCGAGCGATTCGATTATTCGTGAAAGGTATCCCTGCTGTGAGATACCGAGGTCTACGGTATCAATAATGACGGTTCCAATGAGGTCAAGTCGATCGCGTATCCGGAAGAATGTATCTAACGGCCGTACTGCGAAAGAAAGCTTCTTCTGTCTCAAAAGCCGCTTCACTTCAGACGGCATATAATTCTGATTTGCCAGGTATAAAACGTCTGTGAAGCTTTTTGAAACTTCAAGGGAACTTAGCAACTTTGTGTCTTCCATTTCATTTACCTTCTTCAAGGCCTTCGGTTGTGTTATGGGACTCTGCGGCCATTCTGCTGTGTATTGCAAAATGGAGCTTTCCACACAACACTGAACCAATATTCAAAACGGCATAAGCTAATTTTCGGCTTGTTAGGGATGGCACTTTGCGTTTTTTTTTGCTTTTTTATGCCCATGGAAGGCGGTCAGTGTCTAAACAAAGCTGCAATCTAAGCGATTTTCGGTCTTTACCCGCCTGAGGTGGATTAATTTGACTTGCGGCTTTCAGCCGGCGAAGATTGCCGAGCCGATACGAAGGATAGTTGCGCCCTCTTCAATGGCAAGCTCGTAGTCTGAACTCATTCCCATACTAAGCTCGGTAAAATCCGGACCGACTATTTTTTCGCCTCGCATCTCGATAAACAACTCTCTTGCCCGAACAAAACAAGAGCGAATGACATCCTTGTTGCGCGTCAACGGTGCCATTGTCATCAGGCCGACCAGTTTCAAATTCGGCAGGGTCTCTATCTGCTCAGCCAGATGCGTCGCTGCCCCTACCGGAACGCCATATTTTTGAGGTTCGTCGGAGGTATTTACCTGCAGAAGCACTTTAGGGCATAAGTTCAGTTTCGGCGCAAAAGCGTTTATTTCTTCGGCCAGCCGAAGCGTATCAATCGAATGTATCAGAGAAACTACCGGCAGAACCTGGTTAACCTTATTGCGCTGCAGATGTCCTACCATATGCCAGTTGACTTTTTTCGGCAGAGCAACGTTGTCAGCAGCGGCCAAATATTCGGAAATCTGGACAGAAACTTTCTTTAATTGCTGGACACGATTTTCACCGAGTTCGGTAAAGCCCAGACGAATGACTTCCTGCACGGCCTCGATATCAGCGGATTTGGTTACAACAACAAGCTTTACCTCGCCCGTGTCTCTCCCGAAACGGGCACAGGTAGAGTTAATGGCGTCTTTTACGCGTTTTATTCTTTCAGAAATTTTTTTCATAGAAAAAGGCCGGGAATTCAAAACCAAGCCTGCTAACTCCTCATGGCCACGCCATACCATAGGCACAGAGAAATTCACACAGTCCTAAAAGATGTCAACCCGCGGCCGTTTTTACTGACAGGGCGGCCCTCTGTCTTGTCATCAAAAAACCCAAAAAATGACATCTTTTAGATTCATCAGCCATACTTTACTTCAATAAGCGCAAGCATTCAAGCCATTTTGCTTAATGATTAGGAGAATGTATTAACCGTAAAAAAAATAAAAAAAAGCCATTTTTGCCTTGCTTTTTGCCGCCATTACCTGTATATTAGTCTTGTCAAGTAAGTATGGGTTGAGATGGTGATCTTCCCTTAAAAGCTTTGTTTTTTCGTTTTTTATTTGACATATTTTTGGGGAAGAGTTAGCGTTCAGCCTTCATACGTTAAAGTAATGAAATAATGCCCCTCAGGGGCTTACGAACCTCGGCGAGGCAGCGTGGCATGCCGGTTTCCCCCCCAGCCGGTTCCACCACCTCGCCTTTTTTATGCGCACATCTCTTAATTTAAATTTACCCACAATCAATAACTGAAGAGACGTTTAAGTCTATTCGCCGCGAATTTGAACGAACACTTTTCTGCTGCGAGGACCGTCGAATTCACAGAAAAAAATCCCCTGCCATGTGCCAAGATTGAGTCTCCCGTCTTTTATAAGGACTTGTTCGCTGCAGCCGACCAGAGAGCTTTTGCAATGTGCATCAGAATTGCCTTCGGAATGCCGGTAGCCCGGCTGATGCTGAGGTATGAGTTCCGAAAGTGTCAAAAGTATATCGTGCGGAACTGAAGGGTCTGCATTTTCATTGATGGTTATCGCCGCTGTCGTATGAGGACAATAAACAACGCCATCACCATTTGTAATGCCGGATTGTTCCACAACAGAATCAACTTGGCTGGTAATGTCAATCATCTGGTTGCGGGCCTTGCTGCTTATGTGAAAATCTTTTTCGATGATTTTCATTACTACCTCCTACATCTGATCGACAACTTCGATACCCAGCAGGTTACTTAAGCCATGCCTTATGGTTTTGGCCGTTAAATCGCAAAGCAATAGTCTTGTCGGCGTTTTGTCAGAGCCTGCAACTAAAACCGGACAATTCGTATAAAACACACTGAACTTCTGCGCCAGCTCATATAGATAGCTTGTTAAGTAATTCGGCCTGTAATCAATAGCAGCGGCTTCTATCGCCTCGCTGTAACGGACCAGATGTTTTGCTAAATCCAGCTCGGCAGATTCGCCCAAAATCAACTTATCCAGTTTTACACGCTCACCACCAACATCTACACCTTTTTCAGGGGCTTTTCTTACTATAGATTTAATCCGGGCATAAGCATATTGCATATAAGGAGCGGTGTTGCCTTCCATCGCAAGCATCTTGTCAAAACTAAAGATATAATCGCTCGTGCGATTATTCGAGTAATCCGCATACTTCACCGCCCCAATACCAACCGCCTTCGCAATCTTATCTTTTTCGTCATCGGATAGTTCGGAGTTCTTTTCGTTAACAACCTTATGAGCACGCTCGACGGCCTCGTCCAAAAGTTCTTTTAGTTTCACGTTTTCGCCTGAACGTGTCTTTAGCGGCTTGCCGTTCTCACCCAAAACGCTGCCGAAAGTAACGTGAACCAGTTCCGTCTCCGGCTTCACCCACCCTGCCATTCTTGCAACCGCAAATACCATTTCAAAATGCAGTTGCTGCCGCGCATCGGTTACATAGATAATTTTATCTGCCTTCAACTCCCCCACCCTGTATCGAATCGCCGCCAAGTCCGTCGTCGCATACAAATACGCCCCATCGGATTTTTGAATTATCACCGGCAGCGGATTTCCTTCTTTGTCCTTAAACCCCTCCGGAAATACACAGATAGCGCCATCAGATTCTTTAGCCAAACCTACCTTTTTCAAATCAGCAACAACATTAGGCAAATCTTCTCTGTATGCACTCTCACCTCGAACGTGTTCTTCCTTTAACGTAACATTAAGGCGTTCATAGAGTTGTTGATAATGCTCTTTTGATTGTTTAACAAGAACCTGCCACCGTCCTAGCCACGTTTTGTCTCCTGCGTGAAGATCTGCTATAGCCGCTCGTGAGAGACTTCGGAACTCCTCGTTAGTATCATATTCCTGTTTAGCTTCCCTATACAAGTCTTCAAACTCATGTAAATGTGTTGGCATGACACCTGTTCTTTTGCCAACGAGAGCTCCTTCCCACCACTTGTAGATTCCGGCGATTAGCATTCCGAATTGAGTTCCCCAGTCGCCGATGTGGTTTTGGCGGATAACTGTATGGTCTTCCAATTCGAGCAATCGGCAGACACAGTCGCCGAGGATTGTGCTTCGCAGATGGCCTACATGCATTTGCTTGGCAATATTCGGCCCTGAAAAATCAACGACAATGTTTTTTGGCTTGTCGGCTTTTTCTATGCCGAGCCGCTTGGCGTCCTTATTTACTTCCAGAAGGCCCGCGGCAACATATTCTGGTTTTACTCGCAGATTTATAAACCCCGGCCCCGCGATTTCCGGCTTTTCGCAAATATCACCTATATCGAGTTTTGCTACGATTTGCTCGGCTAATTTGCGAGGATTGGTCTTGAGCTGCTTTGCCAGCGCCATTACGCCATTGACCTGATAATCGCCGAACTTGGGGTCTGTGGAGAGACAAACCTGCGCCCTGCAATCCTCTTGATTGACAGCAGCGGCCATAGCGGCGCTGATTCTGTCTTCGAGTATTGTAATAACCGGTTTCATTTTTTAGGCGTTTTCTTCGTCTTCCTGCTTCGCTTGGGCTTTTCCCATTTCAGCCGTTTGGCATCGCCCCAGAGCAGTTCCAAATCGTAGTAATCGCGATATTCGGCATCGAAGATGTGTATTACGACATCGACATAGTCCAGCAATATCCAGCGTCCCTGCTCATAACCGGCCGAGCCGAAACGCTGCCTTCCCTGTTCTCTTGCCGCCTTGCAGATTTCATCAGCAACGCTGCGCCCCTGCCTGTCGCTTGTGCCGGTTGCGATTACAAAATAGTCGGTGGCGGGCGATTTGCCTTTCAAATCCAGAATCACAATATTGCTGCAGTGCCGTTCGTCCGCCAGTCGGGCCGCGGCCAAAACAAAGTCCCGGGCCTCTGAGTTTAGCTTCTTTGCCAAATTATGCCTCATTTCAATGAAAAACGGGGTGACCCAAACAGGCCACCCCGATAGATTACACGACAATCGAGCATTAGTCAACAATCGGCGACTAACGCAGATGCAGCCATTCCCCTACAACTGGCGCGAACTTGAGAATTACGCCTGTAAAGACCAAGCTGACCATACTCATCAGCTTGATAAGAATATTCAAGCTCGGCCCGGAGGTATCTTTGAAAGGGTCGCCGACGGTATCACCGACCACCGCTGCCTTGTGAGCAGGCGAGCCCTTACCGCCAAGGTTTCCCTTTTCGATATACTTTTTAGCGTTGTCCCACGCGCCGCCGGCGTTATTGAGCGTAACAGCGAGGACGAAGCCGCAGGTCAAACCGCCAGCAAGCAATCCCATCACGCCCGGAATACCGAGAATTATCCCGACAGCTATCGGCACGAGAATCGCCAAAAAGGACGGCAGAATCATTTCCTTCTGCGCACCCTGCGTAACAATTGAAACACACCTTGCATAGTCGGGCTTCGTTTTGCCTGTCATAATGCCGGGCATTTCCCTGAACTGCCTGCGGACCTCCTCAACGATTCTGCCTGCGCTTCTTCCGACAGCTTTCATCGTCAGCGCACAGAACAGAAACGCCATCATAGAGCCGATGAAAAGTCCCGCCAGAAGACGCGGGTTCATAATTGTCAACTGATATGCGGCGAGGAAATCGGTGATATGTGCAGTCGCGACATTGACCGCCCCTTCAACCTCCCTGCCGGGGGATGAGAAAAGAACCGTCCCAACCTTGTAAACGCCGTCAGGACTTTCGGAAGCGAAGCGGCCAATCCATATCTTTATCTCTTCGATATTTGCCGCCAAAAGAGCCATAGCCGTCAGAGCAGCCGAG
The sequence above is a segment of the Phycisphaerae bacterium genome. Coding sequences within it:
- the accB gene encoding acetyl-CoA carboxylase biotin carboxyl carrier protein, producing MAQKDSDLQKIEELIEIMKQNDLVEVEIKHGEDKVFLKRSQPQSALGKTVVVPMIDPTVSTVPVRPNGIQTSASEAPPSGTQSKEGLVEIKSPLIGTFYATPSPDSKPYVEVGSHVDAQTVVCIVEAMKVMNEIKAETNGTIAEVLVANGQAVEYGQVLFRVKPE
- a CDS encoding PP2C family protein-serine/threonine phosphatase, with the translated sequence MEDTKLLSSLEVSKSFTDVLYLANQNYMPSEVKRLLRQKKLSFAVRPLDTFFRIRDRLDLIGTVIIDTVDLGISQQGYLSRIIESLEMNNIGVILLNERMQTPVKSFSLSPAKSSFSMTGSTESVSVDELWVRISLNLAYRKKSSEMAVKPAMPPKQVQRIYKNKLAEQLGTTGALVDNLSEQFRLAGLVQQDFLPAQLPNTDRVRWATTFLPAEWVSGDIYDVVRIDEQHIGFYVADVVGHGIPAALLTIFLKQALVMRETVDSNYHIFSPVEVMKNLNVRLAKQKLSGYQFATCCYALLNTETLQLTYARAGHPYPILIRPNEQPQQLEIRGSLLGIFAKSEYIQQTIQLQPGDKILVYSDGAEPFIGSLDDSNGFNFSEEFCGIKDLPLVEMMDKFSTLLQNLPVAPPEIDDITAVALEIL
- a CDS encoding YggS family pyridoxal phosphate-dependent enzyme; amino-acid sequence: MKKISERIKRVKDAINSTCARFGRDTGEVKLVVVTKSADIEAVQEVIRLGFTELGENRVQQLKKVSVQISEYLAAADNVALPKKVNWHMVGHLQRNKVNQVLPVVSLIHSIDTLRLAEEINAFAPKLNLCPKVLLQVNTSDEPQKYGVPVGAATHLAEQIETLPNLKLVGLMTMAPLTRNKDVIRSCFVRARELFIEMRGEKIVGPDFTELSMGMSSDYELAIEEGATILRIGSAIFAG
- the rsfS gene encoding ribosome silencing factor, with the translated sequence MAKKLNSEARDFVLAAARLADERHCSNIVILDLKGKSPATDYFVIATGTSDRQGRSVADEICKAAREQGRQRFGSAGYEQGRWILLDYVDVVIHIFDAEYRDYYDLELLWGDAKRLKWEKPKRSRKTKKTPKK
- a CDS encoding secondary thiamine-phosphate synthase enzyme YjbQ, with protein sequence MKIIEKDFHISSKARNQMIDITSQVDSVVEQSGITNGDGVVYCPHTTAAITINENADPSVPHDILLTLSELIPQHQPGYRHSEGNSDAHCKSSLVGCSEQVLIKDGRLNLGTWQGIFFCEFDGPRSRKVFVQIRGE
- the argS gene encoding arginine--tRNA ligase translates to MKPVITILEDRISAAMAAAVNQEDCRAQVCLSTDPKFGDYQVNGVMALAKQLKTNPRKLAEQIVAKLDIGDICEKPEIAGPGFINLRVKPEYVAAGLLEVNKDAKRLGIEKADKPKNIVVDFSGPNIAKQMHVGHLRSTILGDCVCRLLELEDHTVIRQNHIGDWGTQFGMLIAGIYKWWEGALVGKRTGVMPTHLHEFEDLYREAKQEYDTNEEFRSLSRAAIADLHAGDKTWLGRWQVLVKQSKEHYQQLYERLNVTLKEEHVRGESAYREDLPNVVADLKKVGLAKESDGAICVFPEGFKDKEGNPLPVIIQKSDGAYLYATTDLAAIRYRVGELKADKIIYVTDARQQLHFEMVFAVARMAGWVKPETELVHVTFGSVLGENGKPLKTRSGENVKLKELLDEAVERAHKVVNEKNSELSDDEKDKIAKAVGIGAVKYADYSNNRTSDYIFSFDKMLAMEGNTAPYMQYAYARIKSIVRKAPEKGVDVGGERVKLDKLILGESAELDLAKHLVRYSEAIEAAAIDYRPNYLTSYLYELAQKFSVFYTNCPVLVAGSDKTPTRLLLCDLTAKTIRHGLSNLLGIEVVDQM
- the lysA gene encoding diaminopimelate decarboxylase, whose protein sequence is MDHFNYKNGKLFAENTDVEQIAAEVGTPVYIYSKATFKNHFQKIKEAYSGLDTTVCYSVKACSNINILKFLAEAGSSFDIVSGGELYRVLQAGGEPLKIVFAGVGKTDKEIIEALNAGIGYFNIESEAELENLTRLAKQEGKQPKAALRINPDVDPKTHKHTTTGKKETKFGIDIERARKVFADYGKNKAVKLCAIHIHLGSAGKTVEPYVEAIKKAIVLIDQLRSDGFTIEAIDMGGGYGADYTTAAAPAAADYAAVIVPLLAGKNLKLILEPGASIAANTAILVTQVLYLKSSGSKKFVIVDAGMNDLIRPPLYNAFHFIWPTKVDKKFIPPRRDKDLQLADTEVVSVVGPICEGADFFAQDRALPLVKRGDFISIFTAGAYGFTMSSNYNARPRAAEVLVDGSKFSVIRKRETYEDLTSLEK
- the accC gene encoding acetyl-CoA carboxylase biotin carboxylase subunit → MFSRILIANRGEIALRIIRACHELGIEAVAVYSEADKDAPYLKLADQAVCIGPAVSAESYLNIPHIISAAEITDAEAIHPGYGFLAENTDFAQICKDCGIVFIGPPVESSRLLGDKAQARLLARQAEVPVVPGSDGILESESEALKLADKIGYPVMIKAAAGGGGRGMRVAHNDISFRSAFGAAQAEAEAAFGNGTVYLEKLILEPRHVEVQVIADNAGNALHFYERDCTIQRRHQKMIEESPCPVLAERDREELCAAALRVIKQAEYANAATVEFILDADKKFYFIEVNRRIQVEHPVTEMVTGRDLIKLQIKVAAGEPIELSQREIKHNGVAIECRINAEDPANNFSPCPGTITKYIPPGGPGVRLDTHVCQGWTVSPSYDSMIAKLIVHQRTRTEAIATMKRALGEFVIEPIKTTIPACMNIISHNLFAKNKIDTGFVERNF